The following coding sequences are from one Paenibacillus sp. JDR-2 window:
- the murI gene encoding glutamate racemase — MTIGIFDSGLGGLTVLAEALKRLPAENYIYMADTKHVPYGTKSEEEVRDFVLQTVEQMVAEGIDALVVACNTATSIAINELRERYSFPIIGMEPAVKPAVEMNRATGKKVLVWATPLTLRMPKYYALVSRVDEEGIVDSLPMPELVQYCEALQFDKDVLKDYFLAKLAPYDLNEYGILVLGCTHFPFYTSILRNVLPPHIQIVNGNLGTIRRLTAMLSRYGIGTGRGSGQVRFMCTGGEAAYIEKMRSALSYLKEQDL, encoded by the coding sequence ATGACGATCGGTATTTTCGACTCCGGACTCGGAGGACTAACGGTACTGGCGGAAGCGCTGAAGCGTCTTCCTGCCGAGAATTATATATATATGGCGGACACGAAGCATGTTCCGTACGGGACCAAATCGGAAGAAGAGGTCCGCGACTTCGTGCTTCAGACGGTTGAGCAGATGGTTGCGGAGGGGATCGATGCGCTGGTCGTAGCCTGCAATACGGCGACGAGCATCGCGATCAACGAGCTGCGGGAGCGGTATTCTTTTCCCATTATCGGGATGGAGCCTGCCGTGAAGCCTGCCGTGGAGATGAACCGCGCAACGGGGAAAAAGGTTCTTGTCTGGGCGACTCCTCTAACCCTTCGTATGCCGAAATATTACGCGCTGGTCTCCCGCGTGGATGAAGAAGGAATCGTAGATTCCCTTCCGATGCCCGAACTTGTGCAATATTGCGAAGCTTTGCAATTCGATAAAGATGTGCTGAAGGATTATTTTCTCGCCAAGCTGGCGCCTTACGACTTGAACGAATACGGCATATTGGTGCTGGGCTGCACGCATTTCCCGTTCTACACGTCTATTCTGCGGAATGTTCTGCCTCCGCATATTCAGATTGTAAACGGCAATCTGGGAACGATCCGCCGTTTAACCGCGATGCTGAGCCGCTACGGAATCGGCACGGGGCGCGGAAGCGGCCAAGTACGGTTCATGTGTACCGGCGGAGAAGCCGCATATATCGAGAAGATGCGCTCTGCGCTCTCTTATTTGAAAGAACAGGATCTATAG